From one Planktothrix agardhii NIES-204 genomic stretch:
- the tyrS gene encoding tyrosyl-tRNA synthetase, translating to MAISPSSVPIELAASLQNFPTLRRGITEIFPEIINSHNPDENLGQRLLTTNRPLRVKFGIDPTASDIHLGHSIPIRKLRAFQDAGHIAVLIIGDFTARIGDPTGKSEVRRQLTSEDVQKNAQTYLEQLRPILDFDTPGGLEIRYNSEWLSKLDLPKILELLATMTVGQMLAKEGFSLRFEQENPIYLHEFLYPLMQGYDSVAVEADIEIGGTDQKFNLAVGRDLQRHFGQKPQFGLLMPILIGTDGVQKMSKSLENYVALSEDPLAMYSKLEKVQDNLLNQYFELLTNLPLDKLPENPREKQKLLGLEIASQFHGKEAALEAQKASLTLVQGDAKTAEAVPEFSLAEIQFPAKLFYILSASKLCKGSSEARREIQGGAVKLDGDRISEVDIIFNSIDELKGKVLQVGKKKFIRLID from the coding sequence ATGGCTATTAGTCCCTCGTCTGTACCAATCGAATTGGCGGCGTCTCTACAAAATTTTCCCACCCTTCGCCGAGGGATTACTGAAATTTTCCCTGAAATTATCAATTCTCACAACCCCGACGAGAATTTAGGTCAACGATTATTGACAACCAATCGACCCCTAAGAGTTAAATTTGGCATTGACCCCACGGCGTCGGATATTCATTTGGGTCATAGTATCCCGATTCGCAAGTTACGCGCTTTTCAAGATGCGGGCCATATCGCTGTATTAATCATTGGGGATTTTACTGCTAGAATTGGCGACCCTACCGGAAAATCGGAAGTTCGCCGTCAATTAACCTCGGAAGATGTACAGAAAAATGCTCAAACCTATTTAGAGCAACTGCGTCCGATTTTAGATTTTGATACCCCCGGAGGGTTGGAAATTCGCTACAATTCGGAATGGTTATCAAAATTAGATTTACCTAAAATATTAGAATTATTGGCAACCATGACCGTCGGACAAATGTTAGCCAAAGAGGGTTTTTCCCTGCGGTTTGAACAGGAAAATCCGATCTATTTGCATGAATTTCTCTATCCATTAATGCAGGGTTATGATTCCGTCGCGGTGGAAGCGGATATTGAAATCGGTGGCACAGATCAAAAGTTTAATTTAGCCGTGGGACGGGATTTACAAAGACATTTTGGACAAAAACCTCAATTTGGGTTATTAATGCCGATTTTAATTGGGACGGATGGGGTACAAAAAATGTCGAAGTCCCTGGAAAATTATGTGGCGTTATCGGAAGATCCGTTAGCCATGTATTCTAAATTGGAGAAAGTGCAAGATAATCTTTTAAACCAATATTTTGAACTATTAACTAATCTTCCCCTAGATAAATTACCAGAAAATCCCAGGGAAAAACAAAAGTTATTGGGGTTAGAAATCGCTTCTCAATTTCATGGAAAAGAAGCAGCATTAGAAGCTCAAAAAGCGTCTTTAACCTTAGTTCAAGGGGATGCTAAAACAGCAGAAGCTGTCCCGGAGTTTTCCTTGGCTGAGATTCAATTTCCGGCGAAGTTATTTTATATTCTCAGTGCGAGTAAGTTATGTAAAGGCAGCAGTGAAGCGCGGCGCGAAATTCAAGGAGGGGCGGTTAAATTAGATGGCGATCGCATTTCTGAAGTTGATATAATCTTTAATTCTATTGATGAATTAAAGGGTAAAGTTCTGCAAGTTGGGAAGAAGAAATTTATCCGTTTAATTGATTAG
- a CDS encoding penicillin-binding protein: protein MSSTNAIPRDVRVNNPSTLFDFVQSVSKVTAGTLLGVTMLTSSVVAGGLVGLAVSFRNLPDVRVLQNYVPTETTHIYDIKGVPLASLHDEANREVVSLNEISPHLKRAVIAIEDSNFFYHKGINPTGIVRAFIANFERGSTVEGGSTLTMQLVKNLFLSPNRTMSRKAAEAVMAIRLEQILSKDEILELYLNQVYWGHNLYGVETAARSYFNKSAKDLTLAESAMMAGMIPAPEDYSPFANYKKAKQRQLTVLKRMRELQWITPQEEAAAKKQTLLVGKITSFSSSRLPYVTEAVVQELSERFGREAVIKGGMRIQTTIDMNFQRMAEKTVSEWHQNLYYQGVYNNLQNGQIALVAIDPRTHFVKAMVGGADYKTSQYNRAIQALRQPGSAFKPFVYYAAFASGKYGPDSTVYDNPVSYPDGYGYYSPQNYGGGFSGAVSVRSALENSLNIPAVKLGQEVGLNQVIEVCRVLGIKSPIEPVVSLPLGSVDLTPMEMAGAYATFANDGWHSEPTFIVQVTDSQGNILLDNTPKPRLVLDQWAVASLNSVLQGVINRGTATRAQIGRPAAGKTGTTSSERDIWFAGYTPDLATAVWVGNDDYTPLTYGSTGGTIVAPIWRDFMLQALDGKPETSFKPSSAYTKP, encoded by the coding sequence GTGTCATCAACTAATGCAATCCCACGCGATGTTAGGGTCAACAACCCCTCAACGTTGTTTGACTTTGTGCAGTCGGTCAGCAAAGTAACGGCCGGAACCTTACTCGGCGTTACGATGTTAACCAGTTCGGTCGTGGCTGGAGGGTTAGTCGGTTTGGCGGTCAGTTTCCGCAATCTTCCTGATGTGCGGGTCTTACAGAACTATGTGCCCACGGAAACCACCCATATCTATGATATTAAGGGGGTTCCTCTGGCCAGCCTCCATGATGAAGCCAACCGTGAAGTAGTCTCCCTCAACGAGATATCTCCCCATCTGAAACGGGCTGTGATTGCAATTGAAGATAGCAATTTCTTCTATCACAAAGGCATTAACCCCACGGGGATTGTACGGGCATTTATCGCTAACTTTGAACGGGGTTCCACTGTGGAAGGGGGTTCTACCCTGACCATGCAGTTGGTGAAGAACCTATTTTTATCCCCGAATCGTACCATGAGCCGAAAAGCCGCGGAAGCGGTGATGGCGATTCGTTTAGAGCAGATTTTATCAAAAGACGAAATTTTAGAACTCTATCTGAATCAGGTCTATTGGGGTCATAACCTTTATGGGGTAGAAACCGCGGCCCGCAGTTATTTTAATAAATCGGCGAAGGACTTAACCCTGGCGGAATCGGCAATGATGGCGGGTATGATTCCAGCACCGGAGGATTATAGTCCCTTTGCGAATTACAAAAAAGCCAAACAAAGACAGTTAACGGTTTTGAAGCGGATGCGGGAACTTCAGTGGATTACCCCCCAAGAAGAAGCCGCGGCCAAAAAACAAACCTTACTGGTGGGCAAAATCACCTCCTTTAGCAGTAGCCGTCTTCCCTATGTGACGGAAGCAGTTGTCCAAGAGCTTTCTGAACGTTTTGGTCGGGAAGCGGTGATCAAGGGCGGAATGCGGATTCAAACCACCATTGATATGAATTTTCAACGGATGGCGGAGAAAACCGTCAGTGAGTGGCATCAGAACTTATACTATCAAGGGGTTTATAACAATTTACAAAATGGTCAAATTGCCCTGGTAGCCATTGACCCCCGCACCCATTTTGTTAAGGCTATGGTGGGGGGGGCTGATTATAAAACCAGTCAGTATAATCGGGCGATTCAAGCCCTGCGTCAACCCGGCTCTGCCTTCAAACCCTTTGTTTATTATGCTGCCTTTGCCAGTGGCAAATATGGCCCGGATTCCACGGTTTATGATAATCCGGTCAGTTATCCCGATGGCTATGGCTATTATTCTCCCCAAAACTACGGGGGTGGTTTCTCCGGGGCCGTGAGTGTGCGCTCGGCTTTAGAAAATTCCTTGAATATTCCGGCGGTCAAACTGGGTCAGGAGGTGGGACTAAATCAGGTAATTGAGGTTTGTCGAGTCCTGGGAATTAAGAGTCCCATTGAGCCTGTCGTTTCCCTACCCTTGGGGTCGGTGGATTTAACCCCGATGGAAATGGCCGGAGCTTATGCCACTTTTGCCAATGATGGCTGGCACTCTGAACCCACGTTTATTGTCCAAGTTACTGATAGTCAGGGCAATATTCTACTGGATAATACCCCTAAACCTCGATTAGTCTTGGATCAATGGGCCGTGGCATCCCTGAATAGTGTGTTACAAGGAGTAATTAATCGGGGAACAGCAACTCGCGCCCAAATTGGACGTCCGGCGGCGGGAAAAACTGGAACGACGTCTTCTGAACGGGATATCTGGTTTGCCGGATATACTCCTGATTTAGCAACGGCTGTTTGGGTGGGAAATGATGATTATACTCCCCTAACCTATGGATCAACCGGAGGAACAATTGTGGCTCCGATCTGGCGTGACTTTATGTTACAAGCCTTAGATGGAAAACCTGAAACTTCTTTTAAACCATCTTCTGCCTATACCAAACCTTAA